A genomic stretch from Dissulfurispira thermophila includes:
- the cobA gene encoding uroporphyrinogen-III C-methyltransferase, with translation MKKGKVYLIGAGPGDIGLLTIKGLRCLQKAEVVVYDFHLNAQMLNYISHEAEFIYAGKRGGHHAMTQDEINQALIEKAKEGKIVCRLKGGDPFVFGRGGEEAEVLVNEGIEFEIIPGVSSSIAAPAYAGIPLTHRKYSSSFAVITGNEDITKPESSIDWTKFANSFDTLVFLMGVKNISAITSRLIDHGKSPDTPTAVVRWGTRPDQKTVVSNLKDIAGLVKEENIKPPAVMVVGNVVKLRDKLKWYENKPLFGQRILITREYTKDYEPLEDLGAEVFEFPTIEIVPPESYKELDESIDKIETYNWIIFTSINGFKYFMQRLLDKNRDIRDLRGIKICAIGTKTAEAIRNYGVKVDIIPEEFNAEGLIKAFSLQTSDFNLKGLKILLPRAEVAREVFPEKVRELGGEIDTPTAYRAIKPEKHGKRLKRFLKEGRISIATFTSAATFNNFIEIIGEDAIEILKDVTIAVIGPVTAKAIEKAGLKVSIMPKEATIRAMVDKIIQWVTKTSS, from the coding sequence AGGGGATATAGGGCTTCTTACAATAAAGGGTTTAAGATGCCTGCAGAAGGCAGAGGTTGTAGTCTATGATTTCCATCTAAACGCACAGATGCTGAATTATATAAGCCATGAAGCTGAATTCATATATGCTGGTAAAAGGGGCGGACACCATGCAATGACACAGGATGAGATTAATCAGGCACTCATTGAAAAGGCAAAAGAAGGCAAAATCGTATGCAGATTAAAGGGCGGTGATCCCTTTGTATTCGGCAGAGGCGGTGAAGAAGCAGAAGTTCTTGTAAATGAGGGCATAGAATTTGAGATAATACCCGGTGTCAGTTCTTCGATTGCTGCACCTGCATATGCAGGCATTCCACTTACTCACAGGAAATATTCTTCATCTTTTGCTGTTATTACAGGCAATGAAGATATAACAAAACCTGAAAGTTCTATAGACTGGACAAAGTTCGCAAATAGTTTTGATACCCTTGTTTTTTTAATGGGTGTTAAAAACATCAGTGCCATAACTTCAAGGCTTATAGATCATGGTAAGTCTCCTGATACTCCAACTGCAGTTGTGAGATGGGGAACAAGGCCTGACCAGAAAACAGTTGTCAGCAATCTGAAAGATATTGCCGGGCTTGTCAAAGAAGAAAATATCAAACCTCCTGCTGTGATGGTTGTTGGGAATGTAGTCAAATTAAGAGATAAACTAAAATGGTATGAAAATAAACCCCTATTTGGTCAGAGGATTTTAATCACAAGAGAATATACAAAAGACTATGAGCCCCTCGAAGATTTAGGGGCAGAGGTATTCGAGTTTCCAACCATAGAGATAGTGCCGCCTGAAAGTTACAAGGAATTAGATGAATCAATAGATAAGATAGAAACATACAATTGGATTATATTTACAAGCATAAATGGATTTAAATATTTCATGCAGAGACTTCTTGATAAAAACAGGGATATTAGAGATTTAAGAGGAATCAAAATATGTGCCATAGGCACAAAGACTGCTGAGGCGATAAGAAATTATGGAGTCAAAGTGGACATTATCCCAGAAGAATTCAATGCAGAAGGATTGATAAAAGCCTTCAGCCTTCAGACTTCAGACTTCAACCTTAAGGGATTGAAAATCCTTTTACCCCGTGCCGAGGTTGCAAGGGAGGTATTTCCAGAGAAGGTGAGAGAGCTTGGCGGAGAAATAGACACACCTACTGCATATCGTGCAATAAAGCCTGAAAAGCATGGCAAGAGGCTAAAGAGATTTTTAAAAGAGGGAAGGATTTCTATTGCAACATTTACAAGCGCTGCAACCTTCAATAATTTCATAGAGATAATAGGTGAGGACGCAATAGAGATTCTAAAAGATGTAACCATAGCCGTCATAGGCCCTGTGACTGCAAAGGCAATAGAAAAGGCAGGATTAAAAGTATCCATTATGCCAAAAGAGGCAACTATAAGGGCAATGGTTGATAAAATAATCCAATGGGTTACAAAGACCTCTTCCTGA